From the Drosophila sechellia strain sech25 chromosome X, ASM438219v1, whole genome shotgun sequence genome, the window GGTATCATAATTTGCGGCTGAGTGCAGGATGCGGCATTCTTAGACCTAATACACATTTTGCTCCTTTTGTTTAACTTCGGTCTGAGGCCCCGCCCCCAACCACGCCCCCCTGCGCCGCTCAGTCCACTGTCTCGCCGACTGCCCACTTTTCCACCCCTCGCCCTCCCTTCTGCCAGTGGTTCTCCCCTCCTTGAGAGGAAATTTGCCTTTGGCTAAAAGCGGTTTTGGCCTGGCTCCTTTCCTTTTACTTCTAGCCCTGGCAGAGTGGCCACAATTGCGGTCACAATAATAGAGGCACAAGTGCTTAAACAGATGGATTTTCttctttaaattatatatttattttgttgttatgagctttatatatacatacatagctaTTTATTGCATTGCATACCAAATTTCCAAAAATCCTAATTAAATGCTTGTGTTTGTATGTCTGCTATGGAAATGTATCTAGGCTTATGTATGTCTGTATGTTTGCATATAACTGGGttacatacgtatgtatacTGACCACTtcctttcttctttttttttgtcagtGAGCGCGcaaaaaagtatgctacggtattttgttattttgcaACCCCAAAAAGTAATGTACAAATGGAGCCCAACCGCTAAAACCCCTCAGCTATcaccctcacacacacacacacacccatccACACTTATGCAAAGcagcttgtgtgtgtgtgtgtttgtttgtttgtgtgttttaGCCGGGCTGATGAGTCATCAGCAGCCATATCCTGGCACTTCTTGGCGCATTTTCCATACAGATTTCTATCGCCATGAAAGgctggcaaatgcaaatgcgagggggaaaggaaaaggaaaagtcAGCTAAAGGAAAATCCGCTGAGGGGGCTGAGTTCGCTTGGCGGCGAAAAGGGGGCGGGCCAGTTAAGTGAAGCCAAGTCAACCCTAAAACTATCAGCGCACTTTGGGGTTAAGTGGTGTCGAGCTGGGACAAGAAGTAACATAAAGGAGCTGTCTACTAACCAGTAGCTCTTCAATATATGCCCGAATACATATACCCTGGATTTTTAACGAAAGTGTACAAGATAAAGGTTTACTTTACTTTCTTTTGCActgttttgtgttttgcaGACATTCAGTTACATAACTTGCTGTTGTGCAAGTAGTGAGCATACCCTACCAGCTATATGATACCCTCTAGAAAACAAGTCATAAGAATGAATGTGCAAATGGGCGAATTCCTGCCGGCGTGGGCGTGACTGTGAGtgggcggggggcgtggcgaGCAGCTGTTGTCTGGCCATTTAGCTGTTGTCTTTGGCAACCGTTTCAGGTGACCGCCTCGTCGTTGGCGGAACGCTAAGCGGTAAAAGGTATAGCCAGCCAAAGTTTCGATGGTGTCGAGCGATGGCGACAGGCGTCGTGCTTTACCGCTTGACTGCCCTTttctttttccatttccatttccattcctgGCATCCTGGCGGTGGTATCCTTGCCTGGCTTTCCTGCCACTTGGCCAACAATTTATTGACCCGCCGACCAGTTTGTTTGGGCGCATAGTTTGGTTTAGTGTTTGCCGTTTGTCGGGGTTGAACAACTGCGCTTAATGTGTCATTGCCAACGGTTTACGGACTGTTTTTACCAACACGGGGGTTAAGTTTCTATACATTGATCCACGTGGCCTGATGGCAATATCCTGGCATTTCGCTGTCTCATTGCTTGACTCTTTGACCCACGCGACGAGGGCTCACAAATTCACTTTTCATTGACACAAATTAACACTTAGGGCCAAATTCAATTAACATTTGAAAAGTATCTACGCAAGACTGATCTTAAAACTATGAAAGTGTTAACTAGAATATCTAATTGGAGTACGGCACcaattaaattgtaattttttaaTCTGCATACTTGCCAGCACAACTCGTAAAATCAGTTGAGTCACTTGACTGACTGCAGTTCAACAAACTGACCGATCGCCCCTCGCCAATGCATAAATGCCCCAGAGTTCTCTTCACAGTTCAACTTACAACacttaaaaacaattcaaaTGATTGACCTATTGCATGACCCGTCGTCAAGACCGAACCCAAAAAGATCCCAGATGAAAagagctgaaaaaaaaaaccagctcaagtatggcaaacaaaaaaagaaataaataaaaaaaaaaatgcttaaCAAGCTCAAGCAGCGCGGCTTGTTCACATAATTGACTCGAGCTTTTCAGTTtcatatagatatatatgtatataacaaGTCTACAACTATTCACAATTGCGGTGAAAATAATAGTGggattatattttataaaaattaattttatatatttttatatataaagttaCCATAAACATGAAGTTAGTAATCGCTAATAGGTTTTGTCATTTGGTTCAAGATAAAAACTAAAATGCAAGTATATAATATATCTCTAATATGCATAAATGTCTGGCATAGTTACAGTTACAAGAAAATTACAAGATGATGCACAAAGTTATGAAATGAACCAGCAAAAACTGGGCTCAGCTTGTTGACTTCCTTTTTGCCGCTTAATTGCAATTACTTGAGACATGAAAcaagcaaaaaaataaaaagaaaaaaaaaaaccatcaTCCCCACGCacacttcaatcaacatttttCGCAATTGGAAATTAAGCAAGTTGTCATAATTTGTGCATAAAAAGTGTCTTAATTTTCTTCTTAGCGCGCCGCCTGTAGAAATGTTGATTAAGCCAAATTAAATGCGGTAATTAACTTGTTAGAGAGTCTCGAACTTAATGAGTCGATTGGCAAGTGAGGAAATGCGGAAAACTGCGTCCAAATTGATGttgaaataaacaattaaaggTGCAATTAAAAGatatataacaaataatattaaatagttAGTGTGGCAGATATGTATTAGTATAGGTAATAGgttattagttttattagtaAAGTACCTCTATTTTCAATAACGAGTAATACATCGACTTACACCCCACCACTTCCACTTTTAACCCACAGATATAGTTGGATCAAGAACGGCAAGAAGTTCGACTGGCAGGCGTACGATAACCGCATGCTGCGGCAGCCAGGACGCGGCACCCTGGTGATCACCATACCCAAGGACGAGGATCGCGGCCACTACCAGTGCTTCGCGTCCAACGAATTTGGAACGGCCACCTCGAACTCGGTGTATGTGCGTAAGGCCGAGCTGAATGCCTTCAAGGATGAGGCGGCCAAGACTCTTGAGGCCGTGGAGGGTGAGCCCTTCATGCTGAAATGTGCCGCACCCGACGGCTTTCCCAGTCCGACGGTCAACTGGATGATCCAGGAGTCCATCGATGGCAGCATCAAGTCGATCAACAACTCTCGCATGACCCTCGATCCCGAGGGTAATCTCTGGTTCTCGAATGTTACCCGCGAGGATGCCAGCTCCGATTTCTACTACGCCTGCTCGGCCACCTCGGTGTTCCGCAGTGAATACAAGATCGGCAACAAGGTGCTCCTGGATGTCAAGCAGATGGGCGTTAGTGCCTCGCAGAACAAGCATCCGCCCGTGCGTCAGTATGTGTCCCGTCGCCAGTCCTTGGCGCTGCGCGGCAAGCGAATGGAACTGTTTTGCATCTACGGTGGAACTCCGCTGCCGCAGACCGTGTGGAGCAAGGATGGCCAGCGGATACAGTGGAGCGATCGAATAACGCAAGGACACTATGGCAAATCACTGGTCATTCGGCAGACAAACTTCGATGATGCCGGCACATACACCTGCGATGTGTCCAACGGTGTGGGCAATGCCCAATCCTTCTCCATCATCCTGAATGTTAACTCCGTGCCGTACTTTACCAAAGAACCTGAAATCGCCACCGCCGCCGAGGACGAAGAGGTGGTCTTCGAGTGTCGCGCTGCGGGTGTACCAGAGCCCAAGATCAGTTGGATTCACAATGGTAAGCCCATCGAGCAGAGCACCCCGAATCCCCGACGAACGGTTACGGACAACACAATCCGCATTATCAATCTGGTTAAGGGCGATACTGGCAACTATGGTTGCAACGCCACCAATTCGCTGGGATATGTGTACAAGGATGTCTACCTAAATGTCCAGGCTGAGCCGCCAACGATCTCCGAAGCTCCAGCAGCTGTGTCCACTGTGGATGGAAGGAATGTGACCATTAAGTGCAGGGTTAACGGATCCCCCAAGCCTCTGGTTAAATGGCTGAGGGCCAGCAACTGGCTGACCGGAGGTCGTTACAATGTCCAAGCTAACGGCGATCTGGAGATCCAAGACGTTACATTCTCGGATGCCGGCAAATACACATGCTATGCGCAGAACAAGTTTGGTGAAATTCAAGCCGATGGTTCGCTGGTGGTCAAGGAGCACACGAGAATTACCCAAGAGCCGCAGAACTACGAGGTGGCCGCCGGACAATCGGCCACGTTCCGCTGTAACGAAGCCCACGACGATACTCTGGAGATTGAGATCGATTGGTGGAAGGATGGCCAGTCCATTGACTTTGAGGCCCAGCCGCGATTCGTGAAGACCAATGATAATTCCCTGACGATTGCCAAGACCATGGAGCTGGATTCCGGCGAGTATACGTGCGTGGCCAGGACGCGTTTGGATGAGGCCACGGCCAGGGCGAATTTGATTGTCCAGGATGTGCCGAATGCGCCAAAACTCACCGGCATCACCTGCCAGGCCGACAAGGCCGAGATCCACTGGGAACAACAGGGAGACAATCGTTCGCCCATTCTGCACTACACCATCCAGTTCAATACATCGTTCACGCCCGCCTCCTGGGATGCCGCCTACGAGAAGGTGCCCAACACGGACTCCTCGTTCGTCGTCCAGATGTCACCGTGGGCCAACTACACGTTCCGTGTGATTGCCTTCAACAAGATCGGAGCCTCGCCGCCGTCGGCGCACAGCGATAGTTGCACCACGCAGCCGGATGTGCCCTTCAAGAATCCCGATAATGTCGTTGGCCAGGGCACCGAGCCGAACAATCTGGTCATCTCCTGGACTCCCATGCCCGAAATCGAGCACAATGCCCCCAATTTCCACTATTATGTGAGCTGGAAACGCGATAtccctgctgctgcttgggaaaataataacatattCGACTGGCGACAGAACAACATTGTGATTGCCGATCAACCGACGTTCGTGAAGTATCTGATCAAGGTGGTGGCCATCAACGATAGGGGTGAGTCCAATGTGGCCGCCGAGGAGGTGGTTGGCTACTCTGGCGAAGATCGTCCCCTGGATGCGCCCACCAACTTCACGATGAGGCAGATCACATCCTCGACCAGTGGCTACATGGCCTGGACGCCGGTAAGTGAGGAATCGGTGCGCGGACACTTCAAGGGCTACAAAATCCAAACGTGGACGGAGAACGAGGGCGAGGAGGGTCTGCGGGAGATCCATGTGAAGGGTGATACCCACAACGCTCTGGTCACACAATTCAAGCCCGATTCAAAGAACTATGCCCGCATTTTGGCTTACAATGGACGCTTCAATGGCCCACCCAGTGCCGTCATCGACTTCGATACTCCGGAGGGTGTACCATCGCCGGTTCAGGGACTGGATGCCTATCCCCTGGGCTCCTCTGCCTTCATGCTCCACTGGAAGAAGCCGCTGTATCCCAATGGCAAGCTCACTGGCTACAAGATCTACTACGAGGAGGTTAAGGAGAGCTATGTGGGCGAGCGACGCGAATACGATCCCCACATCACCGATCCCAGGGTCACACGCATGAAGATGGCCGGCCTGAAGCCCAACTCCAAGTACCGCATCTCCATCACTGCCACCACGAAAATGGGCGAGGGATCTGAGTAAGTATATTTTTACTCAATATGTATGTCTGTCTGTATTTAACTAATTGTACGTTCTGCTTTCTATAGACACTATATCGAGAAGACCACGCTCAAGGATGCCGTCAATGTGgcccctgccacgccctccTTCTCCTGGGAGCAACTGCCATCCGACAATGGACTAGCCAAGTTCCGCATCAACTGGCTGCCAAGTACCGAGGATCATCCGGGCACTCACTTCTTTACGATGCACAGGTAAGATCaaaatacacatatatattctCGACTGACCACAAGTGATAATTGAATATATTTCCGTGTCCAGGATCAAGGGCGAAACCCAATGGATACGCGAGAATGAGGAAAAGAACTCCGATTACCAGGAGGTCGGCGGCTTAGATCCGGAGACCGCCTATGAGTTCCGCGTGGTCTCCGTGGATGGCCACTTCAACACGGAGAGTGCCACGCAGGAGATCGACACGAACACCGTTGAGGGACCAATAATGGTGGCCAACGAGACAGTGGCCAATGCCGGATGGTTCATTGGCATGATGCTGGCCCTGGCCTTCATCATCATCctcttcatcatcatctgcaTTATCCGACGCAATCGAGGCGGAAAGTACGATGTCCACGATCGGGAGCTGGCCAACGGCCGGCGGGATTATCCCGAAGAGGGCGGCTTCCACGAGTACTCGCAACCGTAAGTTCAAAATCGTATATCAATTCGATAGCAAATCGCTTAACAAATCGAAATACAACAGGTTGGATAACAAGAGCGCTGGTCGCCAATCCGTGAGTTCAGCGAACAAACCGGGCGTGGAAAGCGATACCGATTCGATGGCCGAATACGGTGATGGCGACACAGGTTAGAGTCCTTTTTATATGCCACCTCTCTCATATCATTTACGTATATATCATACGAGTGTGTCCTCCAGTGCTACTCACATGGAGTTTCCTACTATCCTCGAATGCGGTAATGCTGCGTTGGAATCTTTTTTATACACTTATAGCACTTAAGATCTAAATCCGTTTTTATTAGATTTTTGTGATCCTaacttaaaaatgcaaatttatttttttagtcgCATGTTTTGTCTGTATACAGTTTAGATAATGATATATTAAAACGCTGCATTACCGTTATGGAAGTACTAGATAGAGTTGTCCATCTAGAGTCACATCTAGCACACCACCTTCAACTGCTCATTACATTTTTGTTGTCTCTCTTTGGTTGTTTTTTCACTCTCTTGATTTTCTTTGccacatttgtttttgttttatttcgcGCATTGATGACGATTGTGTTTGGGGATATAAAAATGATGATCAGCTGTGGCCACAGCCGCTGCTCGTGCAGCTGCCGCAGCACGCAGCAAGTCAACGTCGCTGCCAACGTCtacccaacaacaacaacaagagcacCAACAACCTCTGTCGACGACGGCGTCAACTGTTCCATTGCTCACCTTGGCCCCACCCTCACCCTCTTCCACCTCCAACTCCCCCACTGCTGCCCCGCCCTCCTACGAACTGTGCGTGGCGGATGCTGAGCACCGCAAGGCCTAAGAGAGAGTGTGGTGAAAAGGGGGAGCGATCCTTTCGCTCTCCCAgtcaatgttgttgttgttatccAATTAGCCAGgtagctctctctctctctctcttaaTTCGTACCGCTGCCTGTTCTGTTTCCCTTGCGGCTCAATTCCTTGCGCTTCAAAGAGAGCTTAGTGCCAAATACATTAGTGGAAGCacacataaaaatgaaaatagtaCGAAAATACTAATGTAAAGTAGATACTATGAAGATTATGCATTAAATTAATGTTGCTGTCCCAAAAATGTTGACCCCTGCTATACATTTGACTGCTGCTGCAAGTGTCGTGCTTCCTCTCTCTTATGTCGCTTCCAAGATGCTGCATGAAGTTCAAGGCTCTGCCGAACCCTTCAGGCAACCGAAGAGAGCCACTTGCCGTTATAAGGCCGCTCCTGCGCTTTTGCTTTCCCCGATTGATTTATTGATCTCTGCACGAAGTTGCTTTCCTTTCCAGTTTGTTGTTCGTTCTCTTCTAATACTAACCATGCTCATGAAAGAGAATATTCATTCATTTGCTGTCCACCAGTGGACCAATATCGATTTTCCACCAGTGGAAAATATCGATGGAAATTGATCATCAAATCATTTCGAGCAACTTGCATATTTTGTGTTCCTTGTTATGTGTTCTTTGTTTATACGTTCCATATTgtttattacttttaattgcactatattttatttatattatatttgtataatttttttctttttcctaaACACGTAAAATAAACACAATCACAATCAATATTAAATCGACACCGACAACCAATATCCAGGCATGAATGAAGATGGATCCTTTATTGGCCAATATGGACGCAAAGGACTTTGATTTAATTAGTAAGCAGCGCACCGCAACAGCAACTCAAAAATAATATCGAAACCGAGCCCTTAAccccaaaaatcaaaaaatcaacAAGACCAAACACCATCACAGCAGAAAAATGAGAAATgattggaaataataaataatagtaGCCTACATTTTATTCGACTAAGTGCAAACACCACGACTAatttaaagtatatataaaaatggaggttttatatataactattaaaatctaaaaaagtgtaaaaaaaaaaaacaaaacgaatgCAAATCAATACTGCCAACAACAAGCAacacaacagcaaaaacaacaacaacgagaaTGCAGCAAAAAGGCTATTATCAAAATAAAAGTCTTCATATCGGAAGAAGTAGTTATCGAAAAAGAATGCATGCGAATCAAACCGAATTATGAAAAAAATCATATAATTTTCTGGACGTTATGGAGATGATGAGtgtaatttttttgttaagaAATTTAAGAAACTATGTATGAGGAAAATAATGAAGCTCGCTTATAAAATCTCTATATTGCGCACATGTCTACCTGTCCCACTCTGTCCCCGGTACTCTGTATATCTCTGTCCCGCTCTCTCCCTTCTCTACttgtaatgcatatatatttataaatataaagcgTAAATAAGTTATAATTTagtaatttttttataaagcAACAGCACTTGAATGTCAAATCTCCGTTTTGGATTGGTCGTAAATCGAAATGAAACTCTCTTTTAGCTTACATGTTTACTACTTTATTTAAGCCTATTGtgtgtattttgtttttatttcattatctTATGTTTTTAGTTTGTGTAATA encodes:
- the LOC6619825 gene encoding neuroglian isoform X1, which gives rise to MWRQSTILAALLVALLCAGRAESKGNRPPRITKQPAPGELLFKVAQQNKESDNPFIIECEADGQPEPEYSWIKNGKKFDWQAYDNRMLRQPGRGTLVITIPKDEDRGHYQCFASNEFGTATSNSVYVRKAELNAFKDEAAKTLEAVEGEPFMLKCAAPDGFPSPTVNWMIQESIDGSIKSINNSRMTLDPEGNLWFSNVTREDASSDFYYACSATSVFRSEYKIGNKVLLDVKQMGVSASQNKHPPVRQYVSRRQSLALRGKRMELFCIYGGTPLPQTVWSKDGQRIQWSDRITQGHYGKSLVIRQTNFDDAGTYTCDVSNGVGNAQSFSIILNVNSVPYFTKEPEIATAAEDEEVVFECRAAGVPEPKISWIHNGKPIEQSTPNPRRTVTDNTIRIINLVKGDTGNYGCNATNSLGYVYKDVYLNVQAEPPTISEAPAAVSTVDGRNVTIKCRVNGSPKPLVKWLRASNWLTGGRYNVQANGDLEIQDVTFSDAGKYTCYAQNKFGEIQADGSLVVKEHTRITQEPQNYEVAAGQSATFRCNEAHDDTLEIEIDWWKDGQSIDFEAQPRFVKTNDNSLTIAKTMELDSGEYTCVARTRLDEATARANLIVQDVPNAPKLTGITCQADKAEIHWEQQGDNRSPILHYTIQFNTSFTPASWDAAYEKVPNTDSSFVVQMSPWANYTFRVIAFNKIGASPPSAHSDSCTTQPDVPFKNPDNVVGQGTEPNNLVISWTPMPEIEHNAPNFHYYVSWKRDIPAAAWENNNIFDWRQNNIVIADQPTFVKYLIKVVAINDRGESNVAAEEVVGYSGEDRPLDAPTNFTMRQITSSTSGYMAWTPVSEESVRGHFKGYKIQTWTENEGEEGLREIHVKGDTHNALVTQFKPDSKNYARILAYNGRFNGPPSAVIDFDTPEGVPSPVQGLDAYPLGSSAFMLHWKKPLYPNGKLTGYKIYYEEVKESYVGERREYDPHITDPRVTRMKMAGLKPNSKYRISITATTKMGEGSEHYIEKTTLKDAVNVAPATPSFSWEQLPSDNGLAKFRINWLPSTEDHPGTHFFTMHRIKGETQWIRENEEKNSDYQEVGGLDPETAYEFRVVSVDGHFNTESATQEIDTNTVEGPIMVANETVANAGWFIGMMLALAFIIILFIIICIIRRNRGGKYDVHDRELANGRRDYPEEGGFHEYSQPLDNKSAGRQSVSSANKPGVESDTDSMAEYGDGDTGQFTEDGSFIGQYVPGKLQPPVSPQPLNNSAAAHQAAPTAGGSGAAGSAAAAGASGGASSAGGAAAGGASASNGGAAAGAVATYV
- the LOC6619825 gene encoding neuroglian isoform X2 translates to MWRQSTILAALLVALLCAGRAESKGNRPPRITKQPAPGELLFKVAQQNKESDNPFIIECEADGQPEPEYSWIKNGKKFDWQAYDNRMLRQPGRGTLVITIPKDEDRGHYQCFASNEFGTATSNSVYVRKAELNAFKDEAAKTLEAVEGEPFMLKCAAPDGFPSPTVNWMIQESIDGSIKSINNSRMTLDPEGNLWFSNVTREDASSDFYYACSATSVFRSEYKIGNKVLLDVKQMGVSASQNKHPPVRQYVSRRQSLALRGKRMELFCIYGGTPLPQTVWSKDGQRIQWSDRITQGHYGKSLVIRQTNFDDAGTYTCDVSNGVGNAQSFSIILNVNSVPYFTKEPEIATAAEDEEVVFECRAAGVPEPKISWIHNGKPIEQSTPNPRRTVTDNTIRIINLVKGDTGNYGCNATNSLGYVYKDVYLNVQAEPPTISEAPAAVSTVDGRNVTIKCRVNGSPKPLVKWLRASNWLTGGRYNVQANGDLEIQDVTFSDAGKYTCYAQNKFGEIQADGSLVVKEHTRITQEPQNYEVAAGQSATFRCNEAHDDTLEIEIDWWKDGQSIDFEAQPRFVKTNDNSLTIAKTMELDSGEYTCVARTRLDEATARANLIVQDVPNAPKLTGITCQADKAEIHWEQQGDNRSPILHYTIQFNTSFTPASWDAAYEKVPNTDSSFVVQMSPWANYTFRVIAFNKIGASPPSAHSDSCTTQPDVPFKNPDNVVGQGTEPNNLVISWTPMPEIEHNAPNFHYYVSWKRDIPAAAWENNNIFDWRQNNIVIADQPTFVKYLIKVVAINDRGESNVAAEEVVGYSGEDRPLDAPTNFTMRQITSSTSGYMAWTPVSEESVRGHFKGYKIQTWTENEGEEGLREIHVKGDTHNALVTQFKPDSKNYARILAYNGRFNGPPSAVIDFDTPEGVPSPVQGLDAYPLGSSAFMLHWKKPLYPNGKLTGYKIYYEEVKESYVGERREYDPHITDPRVTRMKMAGLKPNSKYRISITATTKMGEGSEHYIEKTTLKDAVNVAPATPSFSWEQLPSDNGLAKFRINWLPSTEDHPGTHFFTMHRIKGETQWIRENEEKNSDYQEVGGLDPETAYEFRVVSVDGHFNTESATQEIDTNTVEGPIMVANETVANAGWFIGMMLALAFIIILFIIICIIRRNRGGKYDVHDRELANGRRDYPEEGGFHEYSQPLDNKSAGRQSVSSANKPGVESDTDSMAEYGDGDTGMNEDGSFIGQYGRKGL